In Phyllostomus discolor isolate MPI-MPIP mPhyDis1 chromosome 2, mPhyDis1.pri.v3, whole genome shotgun sequence, the following are encoded in one genomic region:
- the DYRK2 gene encoding LOW QUALITY PROTEIN: dual specificity tyrosine-phosphorylation-regulated kinase 2 (The sequence of the model RefSeq protein was modified relative to this genomic sequence to represent the inferred CDS: deleted 1 base in 1 codon), giving the protein MLTRKPSAAAPAAYPTGRGGDSALRQLQASPGLGVGPPRSGVGTGPPSPIALPPLRASNAAAAAHTISGSKHTMNDHLHVGSHSHGQIQVQQLFEDNSNKRTVLTTQPNGLTTVGKTGLPVVPERQLESIHRRQGSSTSLKSVEGMGKVKAAPMTPEQAMKQYMQKLTTFEHHEIFSYPEIYFLGPNAKKRQGMTGGPNNGGYDDDQGSYVQVPHDHVAYRYEVLKVIGKGSFGQVVKAYDHKVHQHVALKMVRNEKRFHRQAAEEIRILEHLRKQDKDNTMNVIHMLENFTFRNHICMTFELLSMNLYELIKKNKFQGFSLPLVRKFAHSILQCLDALHKNRIIHCDLKPENILLKQQGRSGIKVIDFGSSCYEHQRVYTYIQSRFYRAPEVILGARYGMPIDMWSLGCILAELLTGYPLLPGEDEGDQLACMIELLGMPSQKLLDASKRAKNFVSSKGYPRYCTVTTLSDGSVVLNGGRSRRGKLRGPPESREWGNALKGCDDPLFLDFLKQCLEWDPVVRMTPGQALRHPWLRRRLPKPPAGEKTAVKRITESTGAITSISKLPPPSSSASKLRTNLAQMTDANGNIQQRTVLPKLVS; this is encoded by the exons ATGTTAACCAGGAAACCTTCGGCCGCCGCTCCCGCCGCCTACCCTACCG GCCGAGGAGGGGACAGCGCTCTTCGTCAGCTTCAGGCTTCCCCTGGGCTTGGAGTGGGGCCCCCCCGGAGCGGAGTGGGGACCGGCCCGCCCTCCCCCATCGCCTTGCCGCCCCTGCGGGCCAGCAACGCTGCCGCCGCAGCCCACACG ATTAGTGGCAGTAAGCACACCATGAATGACCACCTCCATGTCGGCAGCCACAGCCATGGACAGATCCAGGTGCAGCAGCTGTTTGAGGATAACAGTAACAAGCGGACAGTGCTCACGACACAACCAAATGGGCTTACAACAGTGGGCAAAACAGGATTGCCGGTGGTACCGGAGCGGCAGCTGGAGAGCATCCATCGGCGGCAGGGGAGCTCCACCTCTCTGAAGTCGGTGGAAGGCATGGGGAAGGTGAAAGCCGCCCCCATGACACCGGAACAAGCAATGAAGCAATACATGCAAAAACTAACCACCTTTGAACACCATGAGATTTTCAGCTACCCTGAAATATACTTCCTGGGTCCAAATGCAAAGAAGCGCCAGGGCATGACAGGTGGGCCCAACAATGGTGGCTATGACGATGACCAGGGATCATACGTGCAGGTGCCCCACGATCATGTGGCTTACAGGTACGAGGTCCTCAAGGTCATTGGGAAGGGAAGCTTCGGGCAGGTGGTCAAGGCCTATGACCACAAAGTCCACCAGCACGTGGCCCTGAAGATGGTGCGGAATGAGAAGCGCTTTCACCGGCAGGCTGCGGAGGAGATTCGAATCCTGGAACACCTGCGGAAGCAGGACAAAGACAACACCATGAATGTCATCCACATGCTGGAGAATTTCACCTTCCGCAACCATATCTGCATGACGTTCGAGCTGCTGAGCATGAACCTCTATGAGCTCATCAAGAAGAATAAATTTCAGGGCTTCAGCCTGCCTTTGGTTCGCAAGTTTGCCCACTCCATTCTGCAGTGCTTGGATGCTTTGCACAAAAACAGAATAATTCACTGTGACCTTAAGCCCGAGAACATTTTATTAAAGCAGCAGGGTAGGAGTGGTATTAAAGTGATCGATTTCGGCTCCAGTTGTTACGAGCATCAGCGTGTCTACACGTACATTCAGTCCCGTTTTTACCGGGCTCCGGAAGTGATCCTTGGCGCCAGGTACGGCATGCCCATTGATATGTGGAGCCTGGGCTGTATTTTAGCGGAGCTCCTGACCGGGTAC CCCCTCTTACCTGGGGAAGATGAAGGAGACCAGCTGGCCTGTATGATCGAACTGTTGGGCATGCCCTCCCAGAAACTGCTGGATGCCTCTAAACGAGCCAAAAATTTCGTGAGCTCCAAGGGTTATCCCCGTTACTGCACTGTCACGACTCTCTCAGACGGCTCTGTGGTTCTCAATGGAGGCCGTTCCCGGAGGGGAAAACTGAGGGGCCCGCCGgagagcagggagtgggggaatGCTCTGAAGGGCTGCGATGATCCCCTTTTCCTTGACTTCTTGAAACAGTGTTTAGAATGGGATCCTGTGGTCCGCATGACCCCCGGCCAGGCTTTACGGCATCCCTGGCTGAGGAGGCGGTTGCCAAAGCCTCCAGCGGGGGAGAAGACGGCAGTGAAAAGGATAACCGAGAGCACTGGTGCTATCACTTCCATTTCCAAGTTACCTCCACCTTCCAGCTCTGCTTCCAAACTGAGGACTAATTTGGCACAGATGACAGATGCCAATGGGAATATTCAGCAGAGGACAGTCTTGCCAAAACTTGTTAGCTGA